From a single Erpetoichthys calabaricus chromosome 1, fErpCal1.3, whole genome shotgun sequence genomic region:
- the LOC114665934 gene encoding NACHT, LRR and PYD domains-containing protein 3-like: protein MAHLSSKAKERAGLAYFKKRRPDEEVAALSDIRKKFCEIIRRLPHEHLLMITEHYKPYLAYVIEYDIKSILQNMVTNQILTNNEAKKFKDIEESEGRVGVESFINDVMKKDGVVLASLWLALEEEFARFPVTTLNIILEEVTDGGLDLLEKIKASQQPPYIEAHFKELQEQHRMSVSEFTRNLEEQTSPGNQSTRYVGFESRYTELMVINQYRRTYSETGHEILETGKTHVELMEQRTKEKCERIWTEHLFRRSPQSEIFPSIVVVSGVAGIGKTTMVQKIMFDWARGTQYQRFSFVFLFKFRELNILDNEQEPQMPLTRLIVRYYKYLNNQKLKEILKRPESLLFIFDGLDEYKHKLDFTQKQLCSGPNDYFPVHILITSLVSRTLLKGCSVLITSRPTALEALNMERVDQFAEILGFFHEQRLMYVKKFFGDSEHGSEVFEYIEENAILYTMCFNPSYCRIICSVLKSHFNKPEEERGAAPSTVTELFVMFLQNILTNHKREAEDLQGILVKLGKMAYYGIVNKRLVFYGNFEMSTFGLQPHLPSPFLSGFLKEILQRESTLGHMTYTFFHLTLQEFMAACYFYLDPSADINDLHVMLNSCKDGRFEIFTQFMTGLARPSVFKTLGGILGEFEKKTAKQMLMWVKQKTEQALQSKSKREILRVCQWLYESQNRKLIRDAIGKNLKMDFSKINLSPLDCSVMGSVISFCEELEELKLSDINRKPECIKRLSPGLSCCRNVILSDCRFTSECCDYLSLALAAEHSCLMYLWLTGNYLDDSGVHRLCEGLRDTNCKLEKLGLSSCRLASGCCKALSSVLSSKHSHLTEVWLNTNNVGDSGVQMLCESLRSPNCKLEKLGLRSCYLSSGCCEPLSSALSVDHSRVTWLELSDNNLEDLGVRLLCEGLRSPNCKLQKLSLLSCSLTSGCCAALSSALSLKHSLMTELELSYNKLEDSGVHLLCEGLREENCKLEKLKLQQCGFTSGCCEFLSSVLSADHSRLIQLELGMNKLLDSGVHLLCERLKHPNCKLEKLGLQSCGLTSECCEALSLVLSTEHSHLTELWLSSNNLEDSGVHWLCEGLRNPNCKLKKLKMDRSRLGVNKRRKLQCLLMELKVSGRQLEIIK from the exons ATGGCTCATCTCAGTTCTAAGGCGAAAGAGAGGGCTGGCTTGGCTTACTTTAAGAAAAGAAGACCTGATGAAGAAGTAGCAGCTCTGTCAG ATATAAGAAAGAAGTTTTGTGAAATTATAAGAAGACTTCCTCATGAACATCTCCTCATGATCACCGAGCACTATAAGCCCTACTTGGCCTATGTGATTGAATATGACATCAAAAGCATTCTGCAGAACATGGTCACCAATCAAATCCTCACAAACAATGAAGCAAAG AAATTTAAAGACATAGAAGAGTCTGAAGGTAGAGTGGGAGTGGAGTCCTTCATTAACGATGTGATGAAGAAGGATGGTGTAGTGTTGGCCAGCCTGTGGCTGGCACTAGAAGAAGAATTTGCCAGATTTCCAGTGACAACCTTGAATATAATATTGGAGGAGGTGACGGATGGGG GACTGGATCTCTTGGAGAAGATTAAGGCCAGTCAGCAACCACCTTATATTGAGGCTCATTTTAAAG AGCTCCAAGAGCAACACAGAATGTCTGTGTCTGAATTTACAAGAAACCTTGAGGAACAGACTTCTCCAGGAAATCAAAGCACCAGATATGTGGGTTTTGAAAGTCGATACACAGAGTTGATGGTCATTAATCAGTACAGAAGGACCTATAGTGAAACTGGCCATGAAATTCTGGAAACTGGGAAGACTCATGTAGAACTGATGGAGCAACGAACAAAGGAGAAATGTGAGAGAATCTGGACTGAGCATCTTTTTAGAAGAAGTCCTCAAAGTGAAATTTTCCCCAGTATTGTAGTAGTTAGTGGAGTGGCTGGAATTGGAAAGACCACCATGGTCCAGAAAATTATGTTTGACTGGGCCAGAGGCACACAATACCAgaggttttcttttgtgttcCTGTTTAAATTCAGAGAACTCAACATCCTTGACAATGAACAGGAACCACAGATGCCTCTGACCAGGCTGATTGTGAGGTATTATAAATATCTGAATaatcaaaaactaaaagaaatcctAAAGAGACCAGAATCGCTCCTGTTTATTTTTGATGGGCTAGATGAATACAAACACAAACTGGATTTCACACAAAAGCAGCTTTGCTCAGGCCCTAATGACTACTTTCCCGTCCATATTCTGATCACCAGTTTGGTCAGCCGGACATTACTGAAGGGTTGCTCGGTCCTTATAACAAGTAGACCAACAGCCCTGGAGGCTCTGAACATGGAAAGAGTTGATCAATTTGCAGAGATCCTGGGCTTCTTCCATGAACAAAGGCTGATGTATGTTAAGAAGTTCTTTGGTGACAGTGAACATGGCTCTGAGGTTTTTGAGTACATCGAGGAGAATGCCATCCTCTACACCATGTGTTTCAACCCTTCCTACTGCCGGATTATCTGCTCTGTGCTGAAGAGCCACTTCAACAAACCTGAAGAAGAGCGAGGAGCAGCCCCCAGTACTGTAACTGAGCTCTTTGTAATGTTTCTTCAGAACATTCTCACCAATCACAAGCGAGAAGCTGAGGACCTGCAAGGAATTTTGGTAAAACTGGGAAAGATGGCTTATTATGGGATAGTCAACAAGAGGCTTGTTTTTTATGGCAACTTTGAAATGTCTACCTTTGGTCTCCAGCCACACCTGCCCTCACCGTTTCTCTCTGGGTTTCTCAAAGAGATTTTGCAGAGAGAAAGCACTTTAGGGCATATGACATACACATTCTTCCACCTCACCCTGCAGGAGTTCATGGCCGCCTGTTACTTCTACCTCGATCCATCAGCAGATATTAATGATCTGCATGTGATGCTGAACTCTTGTAAAGATGGACGGTTTGAGATTTTCACTCAATTCATGACAGGACTAGCCAGACCCTCTGTGTTTAAAACACTAGGTGGTATCCTGGGAGAATTTGAAAAGAAGACAGCAAAGCAGATGCTGATGTGGGTTAAGCAGAAAACTGAACAGGCACTGCAGAGTAAAAGTAAAAGGGAAATTCTGCGAGTGTGTCAGTGGCTCTATGAAAGTCAGAATCGGAAATTAATCAGAGATGCCATTGGGAAGAATTTAAAGATGGACTTTAGTAAGATTAATTTATCTCCTCTGGACTGCTCTGTTATGGGTTCTGTTATCAGCTTCTGTGAGGAACTTGAGGAATTGAAGTTATCTGACATAAATCGTAAGCCAGAATGCATCAAGAGACTGTCGCCAGGTCTTAGCTGCTGCAGAAATGTCAT TCTCTCCGATTGTCGTTTCACTTCCGAATGCTGTGATTACCTCTCATTGGCTCTCGCTGCTGAACATTCATGTCTGATGTATTTGTGGCTGACGGGAAATTACCTGGATGATTCAGGAGTGCATCGATTGTGCGAGGGGCTTAGGGACACAAACTGTAAACTGGAGAAATTGGG ACTGAGCTCATGTAGACTCGCCTCAGGATGTTGTAAAGCTCTCTCCTCAGTCCTCTCTTCTAAACACTCACACCTTACTGAGGTGTGGCTGAACACCAATAATGTGGGGGATTCAGGAGTGCAAATGCTGTGCGAGAGTCTAAGGAGCCCaaactgcaaattagagaaactggG CCTGCGGTCATGTTATCTCAGCTCTGGATGTTGTGAGCCCCTCTCTTCTGCACTCTCTGTTGATCATTCTCGAGTGACCTGGCTGGAGCTCTCAGACAATAACCTGGAGGATTTAGGAGTGCGTCTtctgtgtgaggggctgaggagtCCAAATTGTAAATTACAGAAACTAAG TCTGCTGTCCTGCAGTCTCACTTCAGGATGTTGCGCGGCTCTCTCCTCGGCCCTCTCCCTTAAACATTCACTAATGACTGAGTTGGAGCTATCATATAATAAACTCGAGGATTCCGGAGTACATCTATTGTGTGAGGGGCTTAGAGaagaaaactgcaaattagaAAAACTGAA GCTACAACAGTGCGGTTTCACTTCTGGCTGTTGTGAGTTTCTTTCCTCTGTTCTCTCTGCTGATCACTCCAGACTGATTCAATTGGAACTGGGAATGAATAAACTGCTGGATTCAGGAGTCCACCTGTTGTGTGAGAGACTGAAACATCCAAACTGTAAATTGGAAAAACTGGG GCTGCAGTCTTGTGGTCTCACCTCTGAATGTTGTGAGGCTCTCTCATTGGTTCTTTCTACTGAGCATTCCCATCTCACAGAGCTGTGGCTGAGCAGCAACAATCTGGAAGATTCAGGAGTCCATTGGCTCTGTGAGGGACTAAGAAACCCAAACTGCAAACTGAAGAAATTGAA